AAAGAGGATGCTATGATAAAGTTTGGACCACACTTCAGATAGTTGGTGGGCAGCTTCACAAGAAATgcaaaaatcaattttgtttaCATTGTGTAGGAGATACACCAATTGTACTTTATTCAGGGTTTAATACTAGACTTTCATATTTTTGGCATGGTTAAAGAAACAATCAAGATTAAAAAAAGCATCTAATTGTGGGGTTCAAAATCATGAGAATGATCCAAATGAAAGTACTAATGAAACTTTGTGATGGTTCATAACCATTAGTAATGGTATCGAAAGTaaaccatgttttcaaattgcaGCAGCGTTTGCCGCAGCTAAAGATGTTGTTGTAAATGTTGTATTTTACAATTGTGGGTGCCTGAGAAGGCCACTAATGTCTTAGATCTCAAAACTGCTTAGTGGCCGTGGTAAGTGCGGCGCTTTCAGAAATCGCAGTAAAAAGCAAACTGCAGCAATTTAAATAGCTTTAAACTGCAACAATTTCAATAATGCTACATGGCTCGAAAGAGCATTAATGAAACCTCACGAATGCATAGGTGTCTAGATCTAATACCATTGATTAGTCTCTCTCCATTTTAATCCTCCCTGTGATTTCCATTAAAAGAAATTAATGTGTTAATAGCTGTCGTTGCTCTTCGTTTTGTACCATGAATCACTGCTCGCACCTGTTTTCTTAGAGTGTGCAAGAATTGAGTCAAACATAAActcattaattttttgtttttaaattatcTTCTGGTAAAGAACATATATTTTCTGCATTGTAAAAATAAGAAGAATAAATATTATGCAGATAGAAGCACTCGCTTGGACAAAAATTTCATACTCTTAGATATATACCAACTTAATTGATGTGAAACTTTGAAAACATTTACTCTagctaaatatatatatgtaaaaattGCGagctaaatatatatatgtaaaataACAAGGTATGAGAACTTTGAAAACATTTACAAGAGAATTATACAACTCAATTTCCTTTTGATCAATTTTTGCAGGTAAATTTTATGaagcatttttttttagtttaatttactttatttgcgaaatgtttttttttgtacaacACAAAGGTTGTTGTTACAAGTATCATTTATACGTGACCActaaatgatttttattttgaataattAGGTATTTAAAACGctgaaaaaaacttaataatgataaatattacatatattaaattgCATATAGATCATAATCAAATACAAAATTTGGTTCAGAAATGTAATTGAGCTTTAAAATCAATCTAAAATAAAACTTGGCTTGTGCTTTGCTAATACTCAGATTAAATAAGATTATGTTTATAGTTTGTTCCTAGCTTATCATTTGACTTAACTATTATATTTCCCAAGCTAGCTATTAGAACATTTGATATAATGTATATGAAGATGACTTGGTAAAAGATTCATTTCCTTGTCTAATACATGACTTGATACGCAAGGTATGGATTTACATGATACATTATATAATCTACAAGtatattaaaccataaaatagATGCGAACTTAAGCTCCACTTTATATAAATTAAGTTTTGGCTTGCCATTCCATTTTATTCATTTATCCTATAATGCTCtagttaaaatttaaagcaACTGCTCTAAAGTCCTCTCCCCTTTTCTTCTCCCTTTCCCATCATGTTTTTCTTTCGACAATTAATTCATTatgtttttttgttacatatatgaaaaattattcattatgtttcttcaaaaataaaaatgtattacatattttaatttttcttttgtgatTAAAATGGAGATGAATTGAGGACAATGAAGATAACACTTCGGTTCTCTCTCGTACGTAAGAGCTAATTGCTTTGTCGACAACATGTTCTCTGAGTCCAATATATCTCCAATATATGTTGTTGAAGTATAGTATTTTGAATTTacattcttatatatatatatatatatatatatatatatttattgaaatttaaTCAATTGTAAAGccctttatattatatttatcatAAGTACATTTtcctttttgatttttttccatCTAAGGATTGATTTTAGTCTTGGATTGCTAAAGATAACTTGTTGAGTTTGGTGATATAATTTTTCAGTCTAGTTTGTTTAGTTTGGATTGTCTTATTAAATTCCTTAGTTTTGtctatagtttttatttttattggacTTTTTCAGTGCTTAAATTAGTGTGGGTTATTGCATTTATGtgaaaaaattgtgtttttgACTTGTGATTAACTTAAGCGGAAAGCAACCATGAAGACGAGCTTATCTGACTTCAGCTcatcaagttggaaggaaaaTCAAAGAAGGAGAATTGATATTCAAAAGAAGTCTTAGGTGCACCCAAATGTAAGACTCAATATAAGTTTAATATTCGTACTAATTGTTGTTTCTATTCCAAAAACAGGGATATCCTTGTTAAATGCATGGTAAGAGGACAAAGTGCTTTGAACACCATGGTGATTAGAGATAATGAGAGCATTACTAGTTAAGAGTCCTCTTCAAAGTATTCTAAACCTAGTATATAAGGACAAAAGTGAATGCTAAGCTTTGGCTCTGGAAGGTGCTTTGCTCATGGTGAGAAGATTGCCCGTGGACCGTCATGGATTTCTTAGCCGGTCAGATACTAAGCCCACTAGTGGATCTCATGAAAATGTCCAAGACAGACCCAACCCAATCTTAGCAGGGAGCGCACACGTTGATATGAGTCGGCCGCCCGTATGAAGAAACGTTCAAATTCACTCTCATTTTGCCTCATCAATAGGGTTGCCCAAatcttcccccccccccctaaatGTATTCGTTTGATTTCCTCCTCCCTGTAAACACAGTTAGTGGATCGCTTCATTCCCGCACCCTCTTTATGTGTTAGTCTGATCCTCTCCATCACTTTAATTGTAGCAAAAGAGATTTGATTATATAATTTCTGTAAACAGTTATGAAGCCATTGTTAAGGAGCACGATGGaagtcaaaagaaaaacatCCTCCGTGAATATTTGTTCCATGATTATTGAGGGGGGAGCTGTACAAATGTGGCCTACACTAGGTTGATATCTAAACTCAACCTAAAGGCCAAACCCCACGTCCAACTTAAAAACTACAATGTATTAGTAAGGATGGTTAAATTTTGGTGAGCTAATATGTTTGTGATTGGATTTTCTATTGAAAAAAAAGAGAGGATAATGATGTTTGTAATGTAGTACATATAGAGGCTAGCCACATTCTTAGGCTATAACAAGTAAATAGGAAATACCATTATGATGGTTTCACTTATAAGTTATCTTTTGTATATAATAATCACAAGGTTACACTTGTACCTTTATTCACTAAGGGAAGTTTGTGAGGAATATGTAAAATTGAcgatgaaaaaagaaaatgagacaGGATTTGAgtgaaaaagagaaaatatatgaaaagaaaaagaaatgattTTCAACTATGCCTAAAAGACAGTAACACACCTCCTTATGTAAGAACAAGTCCAATTTCCAAAGTGTATTATTCTAGTAGTTTTTATGTCCAAAAAAACAAGCTATTCTTACAAACATAATTCAAGTTAAGTGTTGCATTGGACTGAAACAACTAACAATGAAAATGGGGTGGACAAACAAAACCATGCATACAGGCAGCAGGTGCAATTAGAAAGAACTCTGGCTAATCTCCTTCCACACATTCAATTGTTTTTTCCTAGCTAGTTACAAATTGTGGAACCGAGAAAGTGAGAATAGTTCTATGcaattatttttctattctttCATGATACACAGCAATGAGATTGCCTTATGACCAAACCATAAACAGATTTTTTGACATGTCTCCCCAGTTTGGATCCACCACTCATCAATGCACAACCTCGGAGCTACCTTGAGAAGGAACGTCTTTGTTCATCGAGAAACGAACAACAACACATGTGATATTGTCAGCACTACCTCTATGATATGCTTCTTGCATCAGTCTCTTTGCTGCCTCCTCTGCATCCTCAATCGGTTTAATCATAGCAACAGCTTCCTGAATAGGATAAGGTTTTAAAAGAATCAGAAAAATAAGACAAAGCATTTGCCTTTATTTGTTTTGCAATTGAAACCAAAGTATTTTGCACATATAGAAGGCATTGACATAGCCAACACATGGCATTGAGATCCTATACAATCCCAACTCTTCCCAGCAGAGATTAATTCGTCAGAATTTTAGTGGTTATCATGGAGATGTGTTGTTGTAGTCATCAGAGAGAAGAAAGGGGAAGAAATTAACATGATTGCAAACCTCATTTGAGACAACATCCCATAGCCCATCACTAGCCAAGATAAGAAACTCAAGAGAAGTGTCAACTTTTTCTTCCTGCAAGATCCACAAACATGAAGAGGCAGGCAGCACATAAGATTTGAGTTCACATAAACCAGAATAAGAATCAAGACAGAGAACATCAACATCTGTTTTACATCCATTATAGTACACAATTGTTGTCAGTTAGTGGCATGATCGTCTTTAACTAGAAGAAATTCAAAAAATGCTCCTGGATAATGTTATTGTGGACTaggaataaataataaaataagattTATTGCTTCATCATACTGTTTCATAACATAACTTTGGGAATTTCAAAACATTGTCAGACCAATGTGCAAACAATTACAAATGCATGCATGGTCAAGTGTTAATGcaaatttttcacatttcttttgACATAGCAATTCTGAGTTCAAGAAACAGTGATAACCTCATTCTAAGAAGCTCTTTCTATGTTGTCTATTATTCATTCACTAAGTGAATTCTGTCTTTGGCTCATTTTTTATCTCCATTTACGCTACACTTAAACTAGAATGCCCACAATGCGAACTTGTACATTAACACCATGCACTGTATACAGGCACACGTTGAGATGAATCTATAACAATATGAAATATCTAAGAATGGATGTCACTAAACATGGTAGATGCAGACCTGGATTTCTGGATCAGCAACAACATATTGCTTCAGTAGTCTATCGCCAAATGCACGAGAAACAGCAAGAACACCTCCGACTCTCCAAGTTCCTGAAAAAGACATTTATCAATAGTGACAAACaagataaatattttaaattaaatataattgtaTTATAAATTTACCAGCCCACATAACAAAGCCTCCTGCATCTTCAATCCTTTGCCTCTCATCAGTTTGGTCTGGCTTGTGATCTCGCGAAACAGCAATTGCTAGAGGAAACCACAATtgaaaggaaaatgttagtaaTCATTCTACAGAGGGTAATCAGCTGAATAATACATCGTACTGCATGTTCTTTCTgtatttatttttctgattcTGGTCCAGTTCTATGATAAAAGAAACTATGTCAAGTCATATTATATCATAGTACAATCAATAATTTACCACATGCATCTAagaatgtgtgtgtgtgtgcccATATATCTGTGCATAAAGTTAGTATCCTTACCGTTACCGCCCCTGCATATAACAGCCCTGGAGTCCCCAACATTTGCAACAAGCAACCGGTCACCAACTAGAATGGCAGTGGAAGCAGTAGAGCCAGCATCTCTACTATGAGTACTATTTTCCGATTTCAGAAATTCAGAGTCGGTATGGTTATATGCATCAGCTGTGGAAAAGTATATGTTTGGAAGGAAAAAAAACGTTATTCTCTGGAAATAACAAATTGCATAACATCAGGCGTATAAGTGACAGGTAGGAGATAGCATACCTATTGCAGATTTGGTGTCAGAAATGAAGTTTGGGTGACTGATCAAATTACTAAACAGATTTTTCTTCACATACTCAGCAGCACGAGCCCCACCATGACCTGAGAGTTTAAAACAAGAAAGTTTCTACTTTTCAGGACAGATAAGAATACCATCAACATCAAGTTCACGCATAggttatatatagatatagacaTATAGTCAATAGGAAATCATTCCTGCAAGCTTAAACTTtttagggggggggggaaaTTCTCATGCTAAACAAAGAAACACTCTACACTAAAACCTTGCTCATATAGGAAATAAATGAAGATTCAAATGTCACAACAAAGAATACTACAAAGACAACTTTGAGTTCAAGAGTAGAAAGATGAAGCATCCAGAAATTATGCGGACAGAATGACTGTAAATTGGTAACTTTCAAAGAAATTCTGTCATAGTGTGCAGAAAACAATATATTACCCTTACATAACAGACTAATAAAACCATCAACAATCAGGGTGATAGGATCAAAGATGAGATGAGACCACAAATTTAAAATTCCCTCCTTGTGTTTATGAATATTTGAGAAAATAGAAGCAGAAAGCTGATAAGGCTGAAAATGGAGTACAAAAATGCAAAATCTAGCTTGTTAATACAAGTACAGAAGTACACAAGCATCTGCATATAGCATCAATAAGTTCCATTGAATAATTAATCTCCCaatattttatgaaatggaAAATCCAGAAAAGAAACAGAGTCAAGAAATATTTGTGCATAATTCTAATTAGTGTACAGCCAGGAGACAGAGATGAGAGAAAGATGTAAGTATACcatcaaaaactccaaaaaggCCAACAATTTCACCATCAACACCATCAATTCTTGTCTCATAAAAATCTTCCATCGAAGCTCTCTTGCCAACAGAGCTAGCATACCCATAGCTGAATTTGCCATTGTGACTATAGAtacaaatcaaatcagattgtgTCACAATCATCTCATGTAGTCCTATTCTTTAGTATTTTTTTCCAAAAGGAAATAATGCCACCAACTTTTTCGGCATCAAATTTCAATGCAATATTAAAGTGAGAGATCACCTTTGTTTTCTAATCAATTAATCAAATCAGTAATGCATAAAATCCACAGCTCATACATGAGATGGAGAACAAAACTAACTCTGCTAACAATGAAAGAAATGCATCCTCAAACCTATGTCCCAACTACGCGACTGATATGGGCTGCATTTGAAAAACTTATTTGAGGTTATCTTATAGCGTAAATACTTATGCAAGTGTCTGGGTGAACATGTGAGAATAACTTATTACCTAcgtataagttgttttgagtttattttaaGAAACTGCTCtaattaacttatgaataagtgcGTATGCTTACTTTTACTTATAGCTATTTTTATGTGCTAACAATCAAGGGAGAAGAAAGAATTTTGCTGCAAGGTAAATCCATCATAATTCCAAGTCTAACACAAATGTTCAGGAATAAAATATGTAAATTTCATTGGAAAATAAGAACAACCCATGATGCATAAAATCAACCAATAACAATTAAGCAGAAGAACAGGTAAAAAAAAGGattataattaagaaaatacCCAATTATTGATCCAAAGAAAGAtggattgtgaaggaaaaaaaagttGACCTGAGACCACCGCCGCTGACCGGAGCATCATCGGCGGAATGAACCTGGCTTGAAGATGACAAAACTGAATTGAGATAGCCCATTTTACACCTAGAAAGAGGGTGATTCTTCAACCAAAAtgaagaaagaacagaactttAACGTATGATTTCCTTCCAAGCAATCATAACATTTGTGGGGTCATTTTGAAATCATTCAATTCCATCATGTTTTACCCTGCATACAGAACAATGAAGAATTAATTTCTCAATAGTTGACAAGAATTTGTACAAAAAAGATGTCAACTTTGTACATAGGTTTTGCTAAGGGCATAAATATGTTGAACAAGGATGGAAATTGGGAAGAATTATTGAACAAGGGAGAAGGAGAGAGAGAACCTGaggaaggagagagagagagagagagagagagagagagagagagagagttgggAAAGAAATGAGTGGGTCTTGTGTTTAATTTTAGTTGAAGGCAACTCATTGTTTGTTCAACAATTGAGACAATTTTAGCACCAAGAAGTAATTAAGACAATTCAAACACATCATATAGTCAGTCTACCCAAACGGATGCCGATTATAATGGTAAAAAGTAGTAACTGTTTAAACTTCTAGATTGAGAGTTTGATTCTTAAGAATCTTGATCATACCCGTATCAAATTGTGAGAACAATTAAAAAAACACGCCATAATCTTCTTCCAAACATTTAATGGTATTTCTTTAAAAAACATTGGGTTAATATGAACTaaacaaaagaataaaaaattgactcataatttattaattaaataaaatagttagacaatttttttttttagttttaggTAAATGTGACAATGGTGTGAAATATGATGAGTTGAGATAGGCGCTATTTAAATAAGTCTAACGTATTTAAAATCTTAAGGCCTGAGTCTAGTATGCTACTTGTtatagattttatttttttcgaaATTGACTTGACCTGGTTGAAAGCATGACTTCTTCAcctatttaaatatatatttcataATAAGACTTATTCTTATTAACAAACTTATATGTTAAGGCTTAAGAAGCTACCAAACTTATAGGTGTATgagtaaattttttatttgaaaagtatgagttaaattatactaaaagaAATCTTTCTATAAacaaataatattatataagtTACCGGGTAGAGGAAAGAAAAATAGATTGCATTAGATGTTTTAGGttcttaaaatttattttaaaattatacttcatatcaaaatatttaaaaaagtcaaaaacatatttttaagTAGACTTATATAATTTTCTTAAATATAAAactgtaaataaataaataaataaataatgtaaagatattataataaatttctAATGTAAGAACAATAGTaatagtaaaatatatttatattaattatatttatattaattatatttattttaagagaaaaagtttaatgcaccgacggtgtaaagtttttttacaccgtcaatcaATTTCGATTTTTCAAATGTGGGAAatatgaatttttaattaaattaaattgagtGACATGACAAATCTTTACGATGTAAACAAAATGATGcattaaaattaaactcttatttTAATGTGCTAACTTATTAGGTTTGGAAGGCTTTTTTTAATGATATGATTAATCTAGATATAGCTTTTATAACTAAGTAACTTTTagtaaaaaatgaagacctatTTTCCATTCCTGAAAGGTAAAGATGAGAGATTGATTTGGCAGGGcaattaaagaaataaataatgGTTTATTGATTGTGTGTTAAAAATAGTTGGTGAGTTCCGTTGCATACGCGTCGTTGAATGAGGGGCTAAGCTTTCGATGGGACCGAGTCAATTCtaagaaaataagagaaaacTGTTTTTTGACAAACAAGTTTCCTCTACTCATCCAATGGGCATGACACGTGTGAACTATGTGCTTTGCATGCAAAAACCATATGCACACGACACCTCTTTGTTATTTTTAAGGAAAATGTTTGGTAGCCCTAGACGTGAAAGAAAGAGAACGAGTAAACGGCCATTTTGGTCCTTGATTGTGTTCACTTATGATGAACCAGTCCTCATATTTTGGAAATGGTCTTTTTTCATCCCTGAATTTGTCGTCGTcggtcaaattagtccttgaTTAAGTTTTCCGTTGGTCCCTCAGACGGAAAAGTCCAAATATCACCATTTTTGCCACATTGGCTTGACACATCATCAATGACTCACATCTTATTATGTCAATTTAGTcccctaaaaaataaaaataaaaaaattgaatttattaATTCAAATTACAGAAAGTCActtaatcatcaattcatcatcttcaacctcatcttcgtcttcatcctcaatctcacctttttttcatcatttccaaaaaacaaacacaaaatccCCAAATGTTCATCCTCCATCTTcttattcttcatcttctatAATTCTAAATCTTAAAAAACCCAAACCCGGAAATTTAAAAAGCCAAACCCAACCTAACCCAGAAATAAAAAACCCACCCCTAACCTAAATCCCAACTCCATAATACATGGCCACCCCCATCCATGGATCCAGTGACGAGAGTTTGAGATTGAAATTGAGGAGACGCATAGCCACCTTATTTCTTTACATTATaattttcttcacaaaataaaaAGTCTGCAATTGTGCATACATGTAGTCATTGTAAGAGAATCTGGGTGTAAATTTTGGATAATTTGAATTCTGGGTCTGGGTAAAGTTTCGATCTTTTGTGATCTAGATGATGTCTTCTGGGACATCTTCGTATTGGTGCTACGGGTACAGTCAGTTTATGAGGGTGTGGAGACAGGACACGGTGGCTTGCCCCGATTGCGACGGTGGGTTCATTGAAGAGGTTGAGCATCCGGCGGCGCGTTCTGCCCACGCGTGATTCTTCTTCCCTTTGATGTCGACGACGGCACCAGCAGTGTCCTCTCCTCTGCGGTTCCAAACGGAGCCAAGGTCGCTCTATTCTCAGCGATGGCCACAGTTCCAAACGGGTTTACTCCTTTCAGCAATGACGTCGTTGTACTCTTCCAGCGACGGCGGCGATGTACTCCTCCTTGGACGTCGTCGACAAAAACGGCACCAAGTTAGCCCTTTTCTCCCCTCGGCGACAACGGTGATTCCTCTCACTACCTTTCACCACCACAGTTCTCATACACGCCCACCACACTGGTCTCTTTCCCCTTCTACTTTTCCACCTTTTTCTGTTCTTCTATCACTGGGTTGTTGGGTTTGATAGGGTTGGGGGTGGCTGGATCTGAGTGCTTCGATCTGAATGGGGCTGGGTTTGAATTTGTTAAAAATGATTTGTTTTTGGAAAAATTAATCTTCTATCATCTGTTGTATGTGTTTCATTCCTCATAGATTCACATTCTTAGCCTTTAATTTTCATCAAATTTTACGTTGGCACACTGTTCTTCTTCCACTGTGATTGTTAGCttctaatttcattaatttctaTCAATAATCTGATTGTTATGCACACTAGCCTTTGCTTGATTTTTCCCATTTTTATTGGTTTTCATATTGTTGTACCGTTCTTGGTCATGCGTTCTTGGTttgttattgatttttttagaaTTTCTTTACTGAATGGTTATGATGAAGATGTTGTGAATGAAGGTGATGAAGATGTTGTGAATTTATTAATTCAAATTTCagagtttttattttctaaGGGGACTAAATTGACTAAGGTTACAATCTGAGTCATTGACCACGTGTCAAGCCATGTGGCAAAAATGGTGACATTTGGACTTTTCCGTTTAAGGGACCAACGGAAAACTCAAtcaaggactaacttgaccgacgaCAACAAATTCAGGGACGAAAAAAGACCATTTTCAAAGTATGAGGACTAGTCCATCATAAGTGAACACAATCAAGGAC
This is a stretch of genomic DNA from Lotus japonicus ecotype B-129 chromosome 1, LjGifu_v1.2. It encodes these proteins:
- the LOC130725761 gene encoding probable protein phosphatase 2C 59; translated protein: MGYLNSVLSSSSQVHSADDAPVSGGGLSHNGKFSYGYASSVGKRASMEDFYETRIDGVDGEIVGLFGVFDGHGGARAAEYVKKNLFSNLISHPNFISDTKSAIADAYNHTDSEFLKSENSTHSRDAGSTASTAILVGDRLLVANVGDSRAVICRGGNAIAVSRDHKPDQTDERQRIEDAGGFVMWAGTWRVGGVLAVSRAFGDRLLKQYVVADPEIQEEKVDTSLEFLILASDGLWDVVSNEEAVAMIKPIEDAEEAAKRLMQEAYHRGSADNITCVVVRFSMNKDVPSQGSSEVVH